A single genomic interval of Dromiciops gliroides isolate mDroGli1 chromosome 1, mDroGli1.pri, whole genome shotgun sequence harbors:
- the LOC122736142 gene encoding keratin, type I cytoskeletal 18-like, which yields MSFTTRSTTFSTSYRTLGSVQAPSHRVRPASSAAGVYAGAGCSGSRISTARSTSFRGGWGSGGAMGGLVGVGGIQGEKETMQDLNDRLASYLDRVRSLEIENRKLEGKIREHMDKKGPRIREWGHYFKTIEDLRSQIYASSVDNARIVLQIDNARLAADDFRVKYEAELAMRQSVESDIHGLRKVIDDTNVTRLQLETEIETLKEELLFMKKNHEEEVNSLQAQIAGSGLTVEVDSPKSQDLSKVMADIRAQYDALAQKNREELDKYWSQQIEESTVTINTRSEEVEAARNTVTELKRTVQSLEIDLDSLRNLKTSLEESLREVETRYAIQMEQINTALLHLEAKLGQTRTEGQRQAQEYEALLNIKVKLEAEINTYRNLLEDGEDFNLVHALDSSGSSLHKTSTRRTVEGKVAAETNDTKVLRR from the coding sequence ATGAGCTTCACTACCCGCTCCACCACCTTCTCCACCAGCTACCGGACCCTGGGTTCGGTCCAAGCGCCCAGCCACCGGGTCCGGCCCGCCAGCAGCGCCGCCGGCGTCTATGCAGGCGCCGGCTGCTCTGGCTCCCGAATCTCTACCGCCCGCTCCACCAGTTTCCGCGGGGGTTGGGGATCCGGGGGCGCCATGGGGGGGCTGGTCGGGGTCGGGGGGATCCAGGGGGAGAAGGAGACCATGCAGGACCTCAACGACCGTCTCGCCTCCTATCTGGATCGCGTGCGGAGCCTGGAGATCGAGAATCGCAAACTGGAAGGGAAAATCAGGGAGCATATGGACAAGAAGGGACCTCGGATCAGAGAATGGGGACACTATTTCAAGACGATTGAGGATCTGCGGTCGCAGATCTATGCAAGCTCAGTGGACAATGCCAGAATCGTCCTACAGATCGATAATGCCCGTCTGGCTGCTGATGACTTCAGAGTCAAGTATGAAGCAGAGCTGGCCATGAGACAGTCTGTAGAAAGTGACATTCATGGCCTCCGGAAGGTCATTGATGATACCAACGTGACCAGGCTGCAACTGGAGACAGAGATTGAAACCTTGAAGGAAGAACTACTCTTCATGAAGAAGAACCACGAGGAGGAGGTGAATTCTCTACAAGCCCAAATCGCAGGCTCTGGGCTGACCGTGGAGGTGGACTCTCCCAAATCCCAGGACTTAAGCAAGGTCATGGCTGATATCCGAGCCCAATATGATGCTCTGGCTCAGAAGAACAGAGAAGAGCTTGATAAATACTGGTCTCAGCAGATTGAGGAGAGCACTGTGACAATCAACACAAGGTCCGAGGAGGTAGAAGCTGCTCGAAACACCGTCACGGAGCTGAAGCGTACAGTCCAGTCCTTAGAGATTGACCTGGATTCCCTTCGAAATCTGAAAACCAGCTTGGAGGAGAGCCTGAGGGAGGTGGAGACCCGCTATGCCATCCAGATGGAGCAGATCAATACAGCCCTGCTGCACCTCGAGGCAAAACTGGGGCAGACCCGCACAGAGGGGCAGCGCCAGGCACAGGAATACGAGGCCCTGCTCAACATTAAGGTCAAACTGGAAGCAGAGATCAACACCTATCGAAACCTGCTGGAGGATGGGGAGGACTTCAATCTTGTACATGCCTTGGACAGCAGCGGCAGTTCCTTGCATAAGACCAGCACTCGGAGGACTGTAGAAGGCAAAGTGGCGGCCGAGACTAATGACACCAAGGTCCTTCGGCGTTAG